Proteins from a single region of Xiphophorus maculatus strain JP 163 A chromosome 22, X_maculatus-5.0-male, whole genome shotgun sequence:
- the LOC111606722 gene encoding uncharacterized protein LOC111606722, with translation MDHADVVYLVMWLNIRVCLPITVLVIGLCCTVRLENLPVIKYMNLLVSNLIQFGSMIVWVAQKDEREIPVLTVAVYYCSVMASLGFRLCITLERYFVIVPPKRQCIRQPINSALICFMVWSVCFTAVLFLRAYEYVLSIFVFVVFALAILSVPVMVFCLAQSIRSFPAAASVSTEEKRRVVGVLVFFVVSYTEMILSTDIWSVLVTRSFLFYLSDFKVIVYTFLLNPFVDLVLFVFMCKGPIDKLLGHLCCCSMEHTADRVIEGIYEGE, from the exons GGCTCTGCTGCACG GTACGACTGGAAAACCTTCCTGTCATCAAGTACATGAACCTTCTGGTCTCCAATCTGATCCAGTTCGGCTCCATGATCGTCTGGGTGGCACAAAAGGATGAAAGAGAGATCCCCGTCTTGACTGTGGCTGTGTATTACTGCAGTGTGATGGCCAGTCTGGGCTTCCGGCTCTGCATCACTCTGGAGAG GTATTTTGTGATTGTCCCTCCAAAGCGGCAGTGCATCAGACAACCTATAAATTCTGCATTGATTTGCTTTATGGTGTGgagtgtttgttttacagctgtaCTGTTTCTGAGAGCCTATGAATATGTTttatccatttttgttttcgtAGTTTTTGCTCTGGCCATCCTCTCGGTCCCCGTCATGGTTTTCTGTCTCGCTCAGAGCATCAGATCGTTTCCTGCTGCCGCCTCTGTGTCCACAGAGGAGAAACGCAGAGTTGTGGgggttttggttttctttgtggtCAGTTACACTGAGATGATCCTGTCCACAGACATTTGGTCTGTTTTAGTCACCAGGTCTTTTTTATTCTATCTGTCTGACTTCAAAGTGATAGTTTATACTTTTTTACTGAATCCTTTTGTGGAcctggttctgtttgtgttcatgTGTAAAGGTCCCATTGATAAGCTGTTGGGacatctgtgctgctgcagcatggAACACACTGCAGATAGAGTAATTGAGGGGATTTACGAGGGGGAATGA